One stretch of Hymenobacter chitinivorans DSM 11115 DNA includes these proteins:
- a CDS encoding 4Fe-4S dicluster domain-containing protein, with product MPASPAAASLALAQPPLPTVSTPEKTTLTIIGLGFLALLVAAADADADRARLSLYAALSLVSGGTLAWAWLKYGRQPAGLQHDNLWLRGSTSRGAVAWVTAVVLTGFYVLLYWYSTPDDKGNFGLLNGLVHTLDPFSQLLRQRPADQWFLYGTFYTLAILLMGGRALWKYRHSRYQRLRTGSVMFFQLAFAFLLPGVLQFFQQPEFYFTYFWPLKYDYLFPSSFEYLIRDGQALGVFMVVWGAVMSFVATPILTYFYGKRWYCSWVCGCGGLAETAGDPYRQLSDKSRAAWRWEVRLIYPILALIILVTIIVWLNYWLHGALLGSLADGLYRFYGFVIGAVFSGVVGVGFYPILGNRVWCRFGCPMAAYLGLLQKHFSRFRITTNGGQCISCGNCSNVCEMGIDVKQYAQRGEPIIRASCVGCGMCSTACPRGVLNLENGPREGRYQGSSFIHADSLRLLS from the coding sequence ATGCCCGCTTCCCCTGCGGCAGCTAGCCTGGCGCTGGCCCAGCCGCCTTTACCTACGGTTTCCACGCCCGAAAAAACCACGCTTACCATCATTGGGCTGGGCTTTCTGGCGTTGCTCGTGGCCGCCGCCGACGCCGATGCCGACCGGGCCCGGCTCAGCCTGTACGCGGCCCTGAGCCTGGTGAGCGGCGGCACGCTGGCCTGGGCCTGGCTTAAGTACGGCCGCCAGCCCGCCGGCCTGCAGCACGACAACCTCTGGCTGCGCGGCAGCACCAGCCGAGGGGCCGTGGCCTGGGTCACGGCCGTAGTCCTGACCGGTTTCTACGTGCTGCTCTACTGGTACAGCACCCCCGACGACAAAGGCAACTTCGGCCTGCTCAACGGCCTGGTACACACGCTCGACCCATTCAGCCAGCTGCTGCGCCAGCGGCCGGCCGACCAGTGGTTTCTTTACGGCACATTCTACACCCTGGCCATTCTGCTCATGGGCGGCCGGGCTTTGTGGAAGTACCGGCACTCCCGCTACCAGCGCCTGCGCACCGGGTCAGTCATGTTTTTCCAGCTGGCCTTTGCGTTTCTGCTGCCCGGCGTGCTGCAGTTTTTCCAGCAGCCCGAGTTCTACTTCACCTACTTCTGGCCCCTGAAGTACGACTACCTGTTTCCCAGCTCGTTTGAGTATTTGATTCGGGACGGGCAGGCCCTGGGCGTTTTCATGGTGGTATGGGGCGCCGTGATGTCGTTCGTAGCCACGCCCATTCTCACCTATTTCTACGGCAAGCGCTGGTACTGCTCCTGGGTGTGCGGCTGCGGGGGCCTGGCCGAAACCGCCGGGGACCCCTACCGTCAGCTGTCCGACAAGAGCCGGGCCGCTTGGCGCTGGGAAGTGCGGCTGATTTACCCGATTCTGGCCCTGATTATTCTGGTAACGATTATCGTGTGGCTCAACTATTGGCTGCACGGCGCCCTGCTGGGCTCCCTGGCCGACGGGCTGTACCGCTTTTACGGCTTCGTGATTGGGGCCGTGTTTTCGGGCGTGGTAGGCGTGGGCTTCTACCCTATTCTGGGCAACCGGGTGTGGTGCCGCTTTGGCTGCCCCATGGCCGCCTACCTGGGCTTGCTGCAAAAGCATTTTTCCCGGTTCCGCATTACCACCAACGGCGGGCAGTGCATCAGCTGCGGCAACTGCTCCAACGTGTGCGAGATGGGCATTGATGTCAAGCAGTACGCCCAGCGCGGGGAGCCCATCATCCGGGCCTCGTGCGTGGGCTGCGGTATGTGCAGCACGGCCTGCCCCCGGGGCGTGCTCAACCTGGAAAACGGACCGCGCGAGGGCCGCTACCAGGGTTCCTCGTTTATTCACGCCGATAGTTTGCGGCTCCTTTCCTAA
- a CDS encoding NAD(P)/FAD-dependent oxidoreductase, with protein MRLLIIGNGITGVTAALTVRRLQPAARITLVSGESTHHYSRTALMYVYLGHMRYADIKPYEDWFWAENRLELVEATAASLDTQRQTVTLHDGRQLGYDKLLLATGSVSRRADWPGQDLLGVQGLYGLPDLARMERDTHGIGQAVVVGGGLIGVELAEMLHSRGISTTVLVRDAHYWGSVLPAPEARLVDQQFAEHGVTVCYQTELAEILADAQGRVRAVRTTAGEELPCQWLGLATGVTPNLSLVQDTAVETDRGILVDAQLQTSVPNVYAAGDCAQHRQPGPAEVPVEQLWYTGRMQGETVAHTICGQPTAYQRGVWFNSAKFFALEYQTYGRVPAQAEAGTDSFYWEHPSGRQALRINFSSTPGFAVTGFNALGLRLRHEVCARWISAQTPIREVMAQLGAANFDPEFYRQHEPDMVRQFNQQFPQHATVLQRRKGLFARF; from the coding sequence ATGCGCCTTCTCATTATTGGCAATGGTATAACGGGCGTAACGGCGGCCCTGACGGTACGCCGCCTGCAGCCCGCGGCCCGGATTACCCTGGTGTCGGGGGAAAGCACCCACCATTACTCCCGCACGGCCCTGATGTACGTGTATCTGGGCCATATGCGCTACGCCGATATCAAGCCCTACGAGGACTGGTTCTGGGCAGAAAACCGCCTGGAACTGGTTGAGGCCACGGCCGCCAGTCTGGATACGCAACGCCAGACCGTAACCCTGCACGACGGCCGGCAGCTGGGCTACGACAAGCTGCTGCTGGCCACGGGCTCGGTGAGCCGCCGGGCCGATTGGCCGGGGCAAGATCTGCTGGGCGTGCAGGGCCTCTACGGCCTGCCCGACCTGGCCCGCATGGAGCGCGACACCCACGGCATCGGGCAGGCCGTGGTGGTAGGTGGGGGCTTGATTGGGGTGGAACTGGCCGAAATGCTGCACTCGCGCGGCATCAGCACCACGGTGCTCGTGCGCGACGCCCACTACTGGGGCTCGGTGCTGCCCGCCCCGGAGGCCCGGCTCGTGGATCAGCAGTTTGCCGAGCACGGCGTGACGGTGTGCTACCAGACCGAGCTGGCCGAAATCCTGGCCGACGCGCAGGGCCGGGTGCGGGCCGTGCGCACCACCGCCGGCGAGGAACTGCCCTGCCAGTGGCTGGGCCTGGCCACGGGCGTCACGCCCAACCTAAGCCTGGTACAGGACACGGCCGTGGAAACCGACCGGGGCATCTTGGTGGATGCGCAGCTGCAAACCAGCGTGCCGAACGTGTACGCCGCCGGCGACTGTGCCCAGCACCGGCAGCCGGGCCCTGCTGAGGTGCCCGTCGAGCAGCTGTGGTACACCGGCCGCATGCAGGGCGAAACCGTGGCCCATACCATCTGCGGGCAACCCACGGCCTACCAGCGCGGGGTGTGGTTTAACTCGGCCAAGTTTTTTGCCCTGGAATACCAGACCTACGGCCGCGTGCCGGCCCAGGCCGAAGCCGGCACCGACTCCTTTTACTGGGAGCACCCCAGCGGCCGGCAGGCGTTGCGCATCAACTTCAGCAGCACCCCGGGCTTTGCCGTAACGGGCTTCAACGCCCTGGGGCTGCGCCTGCGCCACGAGGTGTGCGCCCGGTGGATCAGCGCCCAGACGCCCATCCGGGAGGTCATGGCCCAGCTGGGCGCGGCCAACTTCGACCCCGAGTTTTACCGCCAGCACGAGCCCGACATGGTCCGGCAGTTCAACCAGCAGTTTCCCCAGCACGCCACGGTCTTGCAGCGCCGCAAAGGATTATTTGCCCGCTTCTAG
- a CDS encoding carboxypeptidase-like regulatory domain-containing protein, giving the protein MSTSTPSNEPEIDEAELLATEEEEDFSSGNGRLAIIVGAIVLFAGLGYAFVPVKTAKSAISNVMPSFVLGDATVTGSRPAEEQPADAATATVAPEAATAPVATAAKPVARPAAAAAVAAQPVRPTEMAPAEVAPLPEAEAPVAAAPAEPVNVTLSGRILDENGRPLAGATVLVKGSRKGTGTDANGNYTLEVPAGDNTLVYGYGGYQDQELRARGGQPVNVTLTPAEGGKRRRR; this is encoded by the coding sequence ATGAGCACTTCTACCCCTTCAAATGAACCAGAAATCGACGAGGCTGAGCTGCTAGCCACTGAGGAAGAAGAGGATTTTTCCTCCGGCAACGGGCGGCTGGCCATCATCGTGGGCGCTATTGTATTATTTGCCGGCCTGGGGTACGCCTTTGTGCCCGTTAAAACGGCAAAGTCGGCTATTTCCAACGTCATGCCCTCCTTCGTGCTGGGCGATGCTACCGTAACGGGCAGCCGGCCGGCGGAAGAGCAGCCCGCCGATGCCGCCACCGCTACCGTAGCCCCCGAAGCGGCTACGGCGCCCGTAGCCACGGCCGCTAAACCCGTGGCCCGCCCGGCCGCCGCGGCCGCCGTAGCGGCCCAGCCCGTGCGCCCGACCGAAATGGCTCCGGCCGAAGTAGCACCGCTGCCCGAAGCCGAAGCACCCGTTGCCGCCGCACCCGCCGAGCCCGTCAACGTAACGCTCTCGGGCCGGATTCTGGACGAGAATGGCCGCCCGCTGGCCGGCGCTACCGTACTGGTAAAAGGCTCGCGCAAGGGCACCGGCACCGATGCCAACGGCAACTATACCCTGGAAGTACCCGCCGGCGACAACACGCTGGTATACGGCTACGGCGGCTACCAGGACCAGGAGCTGCGGGCCCGCGGCGGACAGCCCGTCAACGTGACGCTGACCCCGGCGGAAGGGGGCAAGCGCCGCCGCCGGTAA
- a CDS encoding APC family permease, protein MPEQQGHFQRAITLFDAVMIVTGSMIGSGIFIVSADISRQVGSSGWLLVVWLLTGVITLAGAVSYGELASMFPKVGGQYVYLREAYNKLVAFLYGWTLFLVIQTGVIAAVGVAFAKFTGVLIPWFSVKNVLFKTGPLVGDYSFEFSSVQLLAILLIVGITAINARGVRAGKLIQNVLSSTKLVALALLIIGGLTLGLNAEAVQANFHDIWTAVRYPAPGVSAAPLPLSLSGLVVAIGMAMTGSLFSSDSWNNIGFAGEEIVNPERTLVRSMAIGTAIVTALYILVNVVYLLALPLVGSPEATTLAGRGIQYATDDRVATAVAEHVLGPVGAVVMAVLIMLSTFGANNGIILSGARAYYAMAKDGLFFPGLARLNAAGVPARALWAQCLWACLLCLSGSYGQLLNYVMFSVILFYVITIIGIFVLRRTRPDAPRPYRAWGYPVLPIIYVVLASVFCVILLVAEDTALFSRRGLMLVALGVPVFFLFGKRFANTPAQQ, encoded by the coding sequence ATGCCCGAACAACAAGGCCACTTTCAGCGCGCCATTACTCTTTTCGACGCCGTCATGATTGTGACCGGCAGCATGATTGGCTCCGGTATCTTTATCGTCTCGGCCGACATTTCCCGGCAGGTGGGCTCCAGCGGCTGGCTACTGGTGGTGTGGCTGCTCACGGGCGTCATCACCCTGGCCGGGGCCGTGAGCTACGGCGAGCTGGCCTCTATGTTCCCCAAAGTGGGCGGGCAGTACGTGTACCTGCGCGAGGCCTACAACAAGCTGGTAGCCTTTCTCTACGGCTGGACGCTGTTCCTGGTAATTCAAACCGGCGTTATTGCCGCCGTGGGCGTGGCCTTCGCCAAGTTTACCGGCGTGCTCATTCCCTGGTTCAGCGTCAAAAACGTGCTGTTCAAAACCGGCCCCCTGGTCGGCGACTATAGCTTCGAGTTCAGCAGCGTGCAGCTGCTGGCCATTCTGCTCATTGTGGGCATCACCGCCATCAACGCCCGGGGCGTGCGGGCCGGCAAGCTGATCCAGAACGTGCTCAGCAGTACCAAGCTCGTGGCCCTGGCCCTGCTCATTATCGGCGGCCTGACGCTGGGCCTCAACGCCGAAGCCGTGCAGGCCAACTTCCACGATATCTGGACGGCCGTGCGCTACCCTGCCCCCGGCGTATCGGCGGCCCCGCTCCCGCTGAGCCTCAGCGGCTTGGTTGTCGCCATTGGCATGGCCATGACCGGCTCCCTGTTTTCCTCCGACTCCTGGAACAACATCGGCTTTGCCGGCGAGGAAATCGTGAACCCCGAGCGGACGCTGGTGCGCAGCATGGCCATCGGTACGGCCATCGTGACGGCGCTCTACATTCTGGTCAACGTGGTGTACCTGCTGGCCCTGCCTTTGGTGGGCTCGCCGGAGGCCACCACCCTGGCCGGCCGCGGCATTCAGTACGCCACCGACGACCGGGTGGCAACGGCCGTAGCCGAGCACGTGCTGGGTCCGGTAGGCGCTGTGGTCATGGCCGTGCTGATTATGCTCAGCACCTTTGGCGCCAACAACGGCATCATCCTCTCCGGGGCCCGGGCCTACTACGCCATGGCTAAAGACGGGCTGTTTTTCCCCGGGCTGGCCCGCCTCAACGCCGCCGGCGTGCCGGCCCGCGCCCTGTGGGCCCAGTGCCTGTGGGCCTGCCTGCTCTGCCTGAGCGGTTCCTACGGGCAGCTGCTCAACTACGTGATGTTCTCGGTAATTCTGTTTTACGTCATCACCATCATCGGCATTTTCGTGCTGCGCCGCACCCGCCCCGACGCTCCCCGGCCCTACCGGGCCTGGGGCTACCCCGTGCTGCCCATTATCTACGTGGTGCTGGCCTCGGTTTTCTGCGTTATCCTACTCGTGGCCGAAGATACGGCCCTGTTCTCGCGCCGCGGCCTGATGCTGGTAGCCCTGGGCGTGCCGGTATTCTTCCTCTTCGGCAAGCGCTTCGCCAACACCCCCGCCCAGCAGTAA
- the corA gene encoding magnesium/cobalt transporter CorA: MTADPSLPLSSAADLDPDYEAPEPRTGISDRAATQQAREQQVGQRPGTLTIREGSLRPRLFLISYSSSFFTEQEYDSYDELLHYFQANPQLKHWLDVRGYNDLGLIQRLMQDFGIHALHMEDVLGDYQRAKVDVFDEDRLFLVSRMTDFTSSLEIDDDQLSLVTGDNFVVSFQDDYDDCLDSVRNRLRSGFSMIRHKPPLYLAYALTDVVLDHYYPTMAAIGDYIEILEDRIFNGRPNRRLLSRILQIKKDIVRFRRLVYPEREKIAEILRMPDQVIPEEIKVYFKDCYDHAIQAMDLAESYRESISSLMDLYLSDQSNRMNEVMKVLTIISSIFIPLSFVVGLYGMNFQRENPNGTINHLNMPELYEPWGYPALLGLLAVIVAGQLIYFYRKGWLTNR, encoded by the coding sequence ATGACTGCCGACCCTTCCCTGCCGCTTTCCTCTGCCGCCGACCTCGACCCGGATTACGAAGCACCCGAGCCCCGCACCGGCATTTCCGACCGGGCCGCCACCCAGCAGGCCCGGGAGCAGCAGGTGGGCCAGCGCCCCGGCACGCTCACCATCCGGGAAGGCTCCCTACGGCCCCGCCTGTTTTTGATTTCCTACAGCAGCTCGTTTTTCACCGAGCAGGAATACGACAGCTACGACGAGCTGCTGCACTACTTCCAGGCCAACCCCCAGCTTAAGCACTGGCTCGACGTGCGCGGCTACAACGACCTGGGCCTGATTCAGCGGCTGATGCAGGATTTCGGGATTCACGCCCTGCACATGGAAGACGTGCTGGGCGACTACCAGCGGGCCAAAGTGGACGTCTTTGACGAGGACCGCCTGTTTCTGGTGTCCCGGATGACGGACTTCACCTCGTCCCTGGAAATCGACGACGACCAGCTTTCCCTCGTCACGGGCGACAACTTCGTGGTTTCGTTTCAGGACGACTACGACGACTGCCTCGACTCGGTGCGCAACCGCCTGCGCTCGGGCTTTAGCATGATCCGGCACAAGCCGCCGCTGTACCTGGCCTACGCCCTCACCGACGTGGTGCTCGACCACTACTACCCCACCATGGCCGCCATCGGCGACTATATCGAGATTCTGGAAGACCGGATTTTTAACGGCCGGCCCAACCGCCGCCTGCTCAGCCGGATTCTGCAGATCAAGAAGGACATCGTGCGCTTCCGCCGCCTGGTGTACCCCGAGCGCGAGAAGATTGCCGAAATCCTGCGCATGCCCGACCAGGTTATTCCCGAGGAAATCAAAGTTTACTTCAAAGACTGCTATGACCACGCCATCCAGGCCATGGACCTGGCCGAGAGCTACCGCGAATCCATCAGCAGCCTGATGGACTTGTACCTCTCCGACCAAAGCAACCGCATGAACGAGGTAATGAAAGTGCTGACCATCATCAGCAGCATTTTCATTCCCCTGAGCTTCGTGGTGGGCCTCTACGGCATGAATTTCCAGCGCGAAAACCCCAACGGCACCATCAACCACCTCAACATGCCCGAGCTCTACGAGCCCTGGGGCTACCCCGCCCTACTGGGCCTGCTGGCCGTCATCGTGGCCGGGCAGCTCATCTACTTCTACCGCAAAGGCTGGCTGACGAATCGGTGA
- a CDS encoding GNAT family N-acetyltransferase translates to MPLASPQLLPLPLEESRYVVRWQAGPGPEVALPALPLAFEPYLYLRPEHQALQRFAGEQLSFYLEDHARQRTVAQLHVAADVAQGWGYSPWQAPFGAVQLAPELPAAVLRVFLEQVQALLAARGLAHMRLRSHPFAYDPASSARLTHVLQQLGYSVALAEINHHLPLDQDFQARLHPSERRRLRKCRQQGFVFEQETSLYLPLAYEFLSRCRQEKGQTLSLSLERLQELFRQFPQDHFLFSVRTPGGEWAALTIAIRVSSRVLYNFYPASPLAYNTFSPVVLLNEGLHAFGRANGQQLLDLGTSTLPEGLNSSLLQFKRHLGGVPSLKLTFEK, encoded by the coding sequence ATGCCCCTTGCTTCTCCTCAGCTGCTGCCCCTGCCCCTGGAGGAAAGCCGGTACGTAGTGCGGTGGCAGGCCGGGCCCGGCCCGGAAGTGGCCCTGCCGGCGCTGCCCCTCGCGTTTGAGCCCTACCTGTATTTGCGGCCCGAGCACCAGGCCCTGCAGCGCTTCGCCGGGGAGCAGCTCTCGTTTTACCTCGAAGACCACGCCCGCCAGCGCACCGTGGCCCAATTGCACGTGGCCGCCGACGTGGCCCAGGGCTGGGGCTACAGCCCCTGGCAGGCTCCGTTTGGGGCCGTGCAGCTGGCCCCGGAGTTGCCCGCGGCCGTGCTGCGGGTGTTTCTGGAGCAGGTCCAGGCCCTGCTGGCAGCCCGGGGCCTGGCCCATATGCGGCTGCGCAGCCACCCCTTCGCCTACGACCCGGCCAGCAGCGCCCGGCTCACCCACGTCCTGCAGCAGCTGGGTTACTCGGTGGCGTTGGCCGAAATCAACCACCATTTGCCGCTCGACCAGGACTTCCAGGCCCGCCTGCATCCCTCCGAGCGGCGCCGCCTGCGCAAGTGCCGGCAGCAGGGCTTCGTCTTCGAGCAGGAAACCTCGCTCTACCTGCCGTTGGCCTACGAATTTCTGAGCCGCTGCCGCCAGGAGAAGGGCCAGACGCTGTCCTTGAGCCTGGAGCGGCTGCAGGAGCTGTTCCGGCAGTTTCCGCAGGACCACTTCCTGTTCTCGGTGCGCACCCCGGGCGGGGAGTGGGCCGCGCTGACTATTGCCATTCGGGTGAGCAGCCGGGTGCTGTACAATTTTTACCCCGCCAGCCCCTTGGCCTATAACACCTTTAGCCCCGTGGTGCTGCTCAACGAGGGCCTGCACGCCTTCGGGCGGGCCAACGGGCAGCAGCTCCTGGACCTTGGCACTTCCACGCTGCCCGAGGGCCTGAACAGCTCGTTGCTGCAATTCAAGCGCCACCTCGGCGGCGTACCCAGCCTCAAGCTCACCTTCGAGAAGTAG
- a CDS encoding MATE family efflux transporter has protein sequence MEPADLPDTPAVAAPAASGAGRFLRHVLSSGVAVGARTAGALLLNKLLAVYGGPGGLTLLAHFQNLMALFTTLPNEGTHVGIVKYLAPLRAGSGRYRAWLGAGLLLNALALVLGTVALVVGRQALVGVFAPSVPWVALFAAGIGLLTANTFWVAVLLAAGQLRAYVWLTVVLSGLGVAGVGAALGAGLPVENVLLAYLLAQGLTLLPTLGLCARHGLLQPLRGRLSRRATRDLGQFLLMAVSVLVFSKAVDFVLRDVLIRYFTLEQTGLWQAVAKLSDNYTMVFSAVMGSVYYPRLSALIGQPGPLRHYVRTVLAVLAPGAALGLGLLYLGRDWLLPLLFDAQFAAARDLLAPQFIGDWAKFLTWTLLFLLMAKAHVGRYVAVQAGSALLYAGLLAVLLPRYGLLGAPLAHAARFGILLVGCLVYFRPHWR, from the coding sequence ATGGAACCCGCCGACCTGCCCGATACGCCTGCCGTTGCCGCCCCCGCGGCCAGCGGGGCGGGGCGTTTTCTGCGCCACGTGCTGAGCTCGGGCGTGGCCGTGGGCGCGCGCACGGCCGGGGCGTTGCTGCTCAACAAGCTCCTGGCCGTGTACGGCGGGCCCGGCGGCCTCACGCTGCTGGCCCACTTTCAGAATCTGATGGCCCTGTTCACGACCCTGCCCAACGAGGGCACCCACGTGGGCATCGTCAAGTACCTGGCTCCGCTGCGGGCCGGCTCGGGGCGGTACCGGGCCTGGCTGGGCGCCGGGCTGCTGCTCAACGCCCTGGCCCTGGTGCTGGGTACCGTGGCCCTGGTGGTGGGCCGGCAGGCGCTGGTGGGCGTTTTTGCGCCTTCCGTGCCGTGGGTGGCGCTGTTTGCGGCGGGCATCGGGCTGCTCACGGCCAACACGTTCTGGGTGGCCGTGCTGCTGGCCGCCGGGCAGCTGCGGGCCTACGTCTGGCTCACGGTGGTGCTCAGCGGCCTGGGCGTGGCCGGGGTGGGGGCGGCCCTGGGGGCCGGGCTGCCGGTCGAGAACGTGCTGCTGGCCTACCTGCTGGCCCAGGGCCTGACGCTGCTGCCCACGCTCGGGCTCTGCGCCCGCCACGGCCTGCTACAGCCGCTGCGGGGCCGCCTCAGCCGCCGGGCCACGCGGGATTTGGGGCAGTTTCTGCTCATGGCCGTCAGCGTGCTGGTGTTCAGCAAAGCCGTGGACTTCGTGCTGCGCGACGTGCTGATTCGCTATTTTACCCTCGAGCAGACCGGCCTCTGGCAGGCCGTGGCCAAGCTGTCGGACAACTACACGATGGTGTTTTCGGCCGTGATGGGCAGCGTGTACTACCCCCGGCTCTCGGCCCTGATTGGGCAGCCCGGGCCCCTGCGCCACTACGTGCGCACGGTGCTGGCGGTGCTGGCGCCCGGGGCGGCCCTGGGGCTGGGCCTGCTCTACCTCGGGCGCGACTGGCTGCTGCCCCTGCTCTTCGACGCGCAGTTTGCCGCCGCCCGCGACCTGCTGGCCCCGCAGTTCATCGGCGACTGGGCCAAGTTCCTGACCTGGACGCTGCTGTTTTTGCTCATGGCCAAAGCCCACGTGGGGCGCTACGTGGCCGTGCAGGCCGGTTCGGCCCTGCTCTACGCCGGGCTGCTGGCCGTGCTGCTGCCCCGCTACGGCCTGCTGGGTGCGCCCCTGGCCCACGCCGCCCGGTTTGGTATCTTGCTGGTCGGCTGCCTGGTTTATTTTCGGCCGCACTGGCGCTGA
- a CDS encoding glycosyltransferase family 2 protein: MDTSAHQHPRPAPETLPLVTIVALCYNHAPFLAEALDSILAQTYPNLEVLLVDDASTDGSADILREYAARHPGWQLRLLPANQGNCRAFNQAFRESSGEFVLDFATDDVLLPQRIAEQVACFQRLEPDYGVVFTDAELIDETSRFVRHHYRRDAAGLHPRPATGWVFADVLSRYFISTPTMLMRRATLAQLGGYDETLAYEDFDFWVRAARHWRFYFLDQVTTRKRLHPSSMSRRGYRPQDPFLASTIRVCEKALALCRTPPERQALAVRLRWELRQAVRWGNFTEARALYQLLRHAQAARPLDWLLNHYAQLRQG, from the coding sequence TTGGACACTTCCGCACATCAACACCCCCGGCCGGCGCCGGAAACGCTGCCGCTGGTTACCATCGTGGCCTTGTGCTACAACCACGCCCCGTTTCTGGCCGAGGCCCTCGATTCTATTCTGGCCCAGACCTACCCGAACCTGGAAGTGCTGCTCGTGGATGATGCCAGCACCGACGGCAGCGCCGACATTCTGCGGGAGTATGCCGCCCGCCACCCCGGCTGGCAGCTGCGGCTGCTGCCCGCCAACCAGGGCAACTGCCGGGCCTTCAACCAGGCCTTTCGGGAGTCGAGCGGGGAGTTCGTCCTCGACTTTGCCACCGACGACGTGCTGCTGCCCCAGCGCATAGCCGAGCAGGTGGCCTGTTTCCAGCGCCTGGAGCCCGATTACGGCGTAGTCTTTACCGATGCCGAGCTGATTGACGAAACCTCCCGCTTCGTGCGCCACCACTACCGGCGCGACGCGGCCGGCCTGCACCCGCGCCCGGCCACCGGCTGGGTGTTTGCCGACGTGCTGAGCCGCTACTTTATCAGCACGCCCACCATGCTCATGCGCCGGGCCACGCTGGCGCAGCTCGGCGGCTACGACGAAACCCTGGCCTACGAGGACTTCGACTTCTGGGTGCGGGCCGCCCGCCACTGGCGCTTCTACTTCCTCGACCAGGTCACGACCCGAAAGCGCCTGCACCCCAGCTCTATGTCGCGGCGCGGCTACCGGCCCCAGGACCCGTTTCTGGCCTCCACCATCCGGGTCTGCGAAAAGGCTCTGGCTTTGTGCCGCACGCCCCCGGAGCGGCAGGCCTTGGCCGTGCGCCTGCGCTGGGAGCTGCGCCAGGCCGTGCGCTGGGGCAATTTCACTGAAGCCCGGGCCCTCTACCAGCTGCTGCGCCACGCCCAGGCCGCCCGCCCCCTCGACTGGCTGCTGAACCACTACGCCCAGCTGCGCCAGGGCTAA